One window of Acropora palmata chromosome 1, jaAcrPala1.3, whole genome shotgun sequence genomic DNA carries:
- the LOC141893379 gene encoding uncharacterized protein LOC141893379 isoform X2 — MQEKEFKQPAVILCILGIVLVAVGGAKLSDGKSCIVNDDGSKSTITSEAKLCDYSDEAKRVRLDEFLTKVKSTYYKMNPNNAVYDPDATPARIREDFSPYNAHPPAIRRRTDAALRLLKEALEIDQLVNSDLLKPREIKAISQVKHFLQSNFGAPYDENYYAGDWMLGPNKFCWQPVCQVGRDLKAHFTYEKWGIQPKSLKDLEFVFDQLKKLNDSLMQYIENVKYGVGAGFVRSEEDCQDGLYSIQGKFSEVSQNGPKGVLNASYTKEMRDPRWLAGLDRRTSEVWEKKHGKSVQASIDEALVENVGKPLDSLLKYLEFNHSQYCVPSSVSSGLATLPLQFIYKNGTKTGTRTNPTLPSGEALNGSKAYEMILPYFTTNQMSPDQVYALGETMLHKLYPRAVEIARKITGKENDSAAVEEFKRRLEDQSMFFNDVKIPENESNKDAFSKCTSMESAKLHCPTRYKAMLTWFDTVNTILATLSPKTNHMFHQTGKMRSTPSCPVQLVANFNPGTGSQSYRASGKSCSRPSHYRLPFYLKDMGPRYNAISVAAHEARPGHHTQVQGFHELFSDSCGGVISWLNSASYYTAFTEGWALYAENPLIADETDTYDNNPLQLYGMLKWQIWRALRLMMDTGLHYKGMKRSEALKLFADYAWDRTDKAVKDVTRYQSVPGQATAYMIGQLRIWQVRNETEATIEKGGKKFREKDFHYQVLSQGSSPLSYLDLHMKKYAACFVEPSADGCEYIIGPTSSKNNDARGSVARKPGLEKPHQPRPYDEHHD, encoded by the exons ATGCAAGAAAAGGAATTCAAGCAACCAG CGGTTATTTTATGTATTCTTGGAATTGTCCTTGTTGCGGTCGGCGGAGCAAAACTGTCCGATGGAAAATCCTGTATCGTAAATGATGATGGCTCAAAGAGCACGATCACCAGCGAAGCCAAACTGTGTGACTATTCTGACGAAGCTAAACGGGTCAGATTGGATGAGTTTTTGACCAAAGTGAAGTCGACTTATTACAAGATGAACCCCAACAACGCCGTTTACGATCCCGATGCCACGCCGGCAAGAATTCGCGAAGATTTCAGTCCGTACAATGCGCATCCACCGGCCATCCGTAGAAGGACAGATGCCGCGTTGCGGTTGCTTAAAGAAGCTCTTGAAATTGACCAACTTGTCAATAGCGACCTCTTGAAACCACGCGAGATAAAAGCAATATCTCAAGTCAAGCACTTTCTACAAAGCAACTTTGGCGCTCCGTACGACGAAAATTACTACGCCGGTGACTGGATGCTCGGACCCAACAAGTTCTGTTGGCAGCCCGTCTGTCAGGTTGGCAGAGACCTCAAAGCACATTTTACCTACGAGAAATGGGGAATACAGCCGAAAAGTTTGAAGGATTTGGAGTTCGTGTTTGACCAGTTGAAAAAGCTCAACGACTCATTGATGCAGTACATCGAAAATGTGAAATACGGTGTCGGAGCGGGATTTGTGCGCTCGGAAGAGGATTGTCAGGATGGATTGTATTCCATTCAGGGAAAATTTAGCGAAGTGTCACAAAATGGACCAAAAG GTGTGTTAAATGCATCTTACACAAAGGAAATGCGTGACCCTAGATGGCTGGCTGGCCTTGACAGGCGTACCTCCGAAGTGTGGGAAAAGAAGCATGGCAAATCTGTACAAGCTTCCATTGACGAAGCTCTGGTTGAAAATGTGGGAAAGCCACTGGACAGCCTTTTGAAATACTTGGAATTCAACCATTCACAGTACTGCGTCCCAAGTAGCGTGTCCAGTGGACTGGCCACTCTCCCGTTGCAGTTTATTTACAAGAACGGGACAAAGACTGGAACGAGGACAAACCCTACACTTCCTTCTGGGGAAGCTCTTAATGGCAGTAAAGCCTATGAAATGATATTGCCTTACTTCACGACCAATCAAATGAGCCCCGATCAGGTGTATGCCCTAGGCGAGACGATGCTTCATAAGCTTTACCCTAGGGCTGTGGAAATCGCGAGGAAAATTACAGGCAAAGAGAATGATAGTGCTGCCGTAGAGGAGTTCAAAAGAAGACTAGAAGATCAGAGCATGTTCTTCAATGACGTCAAGATTCCAGAAAACGAAAGCAACAAAGATGCCTTTTCCAAGTGCACCAGCATGGAGAGCGCCAAGCTGCACTGTCCAACACGATACAAAGCCATGCTGACGTGGTTTGATACCGTCAACA CTATTCTTGCCACTTTGTCGCCCAAGACAAATCACATGTTCCATCAAACTGGAAAGATGCGGAGTACTCCTAGTTGCCCAGTCCAGCTCGTCGCGAATTTCAACCCTGGGACTGGTTCCCAGAGCTACAGAGCCAGCGGGAAAAGTTGTTCCAGGCCGTCGCATTATAGATTACCGTTCTACTTGAAAGACATGGGACCAAGATATAATGCCATTTCTGTGGCAGCACACGAGGCAAGGCCTGGCCATCACACTCAG GTTCAAGGTTTCCATGAGTTGTTTAGTGACAGTTGCGGGGGTGTTATTAGTTGGTTAAACAGCGCGTCATATTACACTGCCTTCACAGAGGGTTGGGCGTTGTATGCCGAGAACCCACTGATCGCAGATGAGACAGACACCTATGATAACAACCCTCTACAGCTGTATGGGATGCTAAAgtggcaaatatggcgggcactTCGTCTAATGATGGACACTGGCCTTCATTATAAAG GAATGAAGCGATCAGAGGCTCTGAAACTCTTTGCCGATTATGCTTGGGACAGGACAGACAAAGCCGTCAAAGACGTCACTCGTTACCAAAGCGTACCCGGCCAGGCCACTGCTTATATGATTGGCCAGTTGCGAATCTGGCAGGTGCGGAACGAAACAGAAGCCACCATCGAAAAAGGAGGCAAAAAATTCAGAGAGAAGGACTTTCATTACCAAGTCCTGTCCCAGGGGTCTTCACCACTCAGCTACCTTGACCTTCACATGAAGAAGTATGCTGCCTGCTTCGTCGAACCCAGTGCAGATGGATGCGAATATATCATTGGTCCAACCAGCAGTAAAAATAATGACGCCCGAGGATCCGTCGCTAGGAAACCGGGACTGGAAAAACCGCACCAGCCTCGTCCTTATGACGAGCACCATGATTAG
- the LOC141893379 gene encoding uncharacterized protein LOC141893379 isoform X1, producing MWSGMELKGDNDRYILKDAHPPSKIPLYVALSVAVILCILGIVLVAVGGAKLSDGKSCIVNDDGSKSTITSEAKLCDYSDEAKRVRLDEFLTKVKSTYYKMNPNNAVYDPDATPARIREDFSPYNAHPPAIRRRTDAALRLLKEALEIDQLVNSDLLKPREIKAISQVKHFLQSNFGAPYDENYYAGDWMLGPNKFCWQPVCQVGRDLKAHFTYEKWGIQPKSLKDLEFVFDQLKKLNDSLMQYIENVKYGVGAGFVRSEEDCQDGLYSIQGKFSEVSQNGPKGVLNASYTKEMRDPRWLAGLDRRTSEVWEKKHGKSVQASIDEALVENVGKPLDSLLKYLEFNHSQYCVPSSVSSGLATLPLQFIYKNGTKTGTRTNPTLPSGEALNGSKAYEMILPYFTTNQMSPDQVYALGETMLHKLYPRAVEIARKITGKENDSAAVEEFKRRLEDQSMFFNDVKIPENESNKDAFSKCTSMESAKLHCPTRYKAMLTWFDTVNTILATLSPKTNHMFHQTGKMRSTPSCPVQLVANFNPGTGSQSYRASGKSCSRPSHYRLPFYLKDMGPRYNAISVAAHEARPGHHTQVQGFHELFSDSCGGVISWLNSASYYTAFTEGWALYAENPLIADETDTYDNNPLQLYGMLKWQIWRALRLMMDTGLHYKGMKRSEALKLFADYAWDRTDKAVKDVTRYQSVPGQATAYMIGQLRIWQVRNETEATIEKGGKKFREKDFHYQVLSQGSSPLSYLDLHMKKYAACFVEPSADGCEYIIGPTSSKNNDARGSVARKPGLEKPHQPRPYDEHHD from the exons ATGTGGTCGGGGATGGAGCTCAAAGGAGACAATGACAGGTACATTTTGAAAGACGCGCATCCACCATCTAAAATTCCCTTATATGTTGCTTTGTCTGTAGCGGTTATTTTATGTATTCTTGGAATTGTCCTTGTTGCGGTCGGCGGAGCAAAACTGTCCGATGGAAAATCCTGTATCGTAAATGATGATGGCTCAAAGAGCACGATCACCAGCGAAGCCAAACTGTGTGACTATTCTGACGAAGCTAAACGGGTCAGATTGGATGAGTTTTTGACCAAAGTGAAGTCGACTTATTACAAGATGAACCCCAACAACGCCGTTTACGATCCCGATGCCACGCCGGCAAGAATTCGCGAAGATTTCAGTCCGTACAATGCGCATCCACCGGCCATCCGTAGAAGGACAGATGCCGCGTTGCGGTTGCTTAAAGAAGCTCTTGAAATTGACCAACTTGTCAATAGCGACCTCTTGAAACCACGCGAGATAAAAGCAATATCTCAAGTCAAGCACTTTCTACAAAGCAACTTTGGCGCTCCGTACGACGAAAATTACTACGCCGGTGACTGGATGCTCGGACCCAACAAGTTCTGTTGGCAGCCCGTCTGTCAGGTTGGCAGAGACCTCAAAGCACATTTTACCTACGAGAAATGGGGAATACAGCCGAAAAGTTTGAAGGATTTGGAGTTCGTGTTTGACCAGTTGAAAAAGCTCAACGACTCATTGATGCAGTACATCGAAAATGTGAAATACGGTGTCGGAGCGGGATTTGTGCGCTCGGAAGAGGATTGTCAGGATGGATTGTATTCCATTCAGGGAAAATTTAGCGAAGTGTCACAAAATGGACCAAAAG GTGTGTTAAATGCATCTTACACAAAGGAAATGCGTGACCCTAGATGGCTGGCTGGCCTTGACAGGCGTACCTCCGAAGTGTGGGAAAAGAAGCATGGCAAATCTGTACAAGCTTCCATTGACGAAGCTCTGGTTGAAAATGTGGGAAAGCCACTGGACAGCCTTTTGAAATACTTGGAATTCAACCATTCACAGTACTGCGTCCCAAGTAGCGTGTCCAGTGGACTGGCCACTCTCCCGTTGCAGTTTATTTACAAGAACGGGACAAAGACTGGAACGAGGACAAACCCTACACTTCCTTCTGGGGAAGCTCTTAATGGCAGTAAAGCCTATGAAATGATATTGCCTTACTTCACGACCAATCAAATGAGCCCCGATCAGGTGTATGCCCTAGGCGAGACGATGCTTCATAAGCTTTACCCTAGGGCTGTGGAAATCGCGAGGAAAATTACAGGCAAAGAGAATGATAGTGCTGCCGTAGAGGAGTTCAAAAGAAGACTAGAAGATCAGAGCATGTTCTTCAATGACGTCAAGATTCCAGAAAACGAAAGCAACAAAGATGCCTTTTCCAAGTGCACCAGCATGGAGAGCGCCAAGCTGCACTGTCCAACACGATACAAAGCCATGCTGACGTGGTTTGATACCGTCAACA CTATTCTTGCCACTTTGTCGCCCAAGACAAATCACATGTTCCATCAAACTGGAAAGATGCGGAGTACTCCTAGTTGCCCAGTCCAGCTCGTCGCGAATTTCAACCCTGGGACTGGTTCCCAGAGCTACAGAGCCAGCGGGAAAAGTTGTTCCAGGCCGTCGCATTATAGATTACCGTTCTACTTGAAAGACATGGGACCAAGATATAATGCCATTTCTGTGGCAGCACACGAGGCAAGGCCTGGCCATCACACTCAG GTTCAAGGTTTCCATGAGTTGTTTAGTGACAGTTGCGGGGGTGTTATTAGTTGGTTAAACAGCGCGTCATATTACACTGCCTTCACAGAGGGTTGGGCGTTGTATGCCGAGAACCCACTGATCGCAGATGAGACAGACACCTATGATAACAACCCTCTACAGCTGTATGGGATGCTAAAgtggcaaatatggcgggcactTCGTCTAATGATGGACACTGGCCTTCATTATAAAG GAATGAAGCGATCAGAGGCTCTGAAACTCTTTGCCGATTATGCTTGGGACAGGACAGACAAAGCCGTCAAAGACGTCACTCGTTACCAAAGCGTACCCGGCCAGGCCACTGCTTATATGATTGGCCAGTTGCGAATCTGGCAGGTGCGGAACGAAACAGAAGCCACCATCGAAAAAGGAGGCAAAAAATTCAGAGAGAAGGACTTTCATTACCAAGTCCTGTCCCAGGGGTCTTCACCACTCAGCTACCTTGACCTTCACATGAAGAAGTATGCTGCCTGCTTCGTCGAACCCAGTGCAGATGGATGCGAATATATCATTGGTCCAACCAGCAGTAAAAATAATGACGCCCGAGGATCCGTCGCTAGGAAACCGGGACTGGAAAAACCGCACCAGCCTCGTCCTTATGACGAGCACCATGATTAG